From the Wolbachia endosymbiont (group B) of Protocalliphora azurea genome, one window contains:
- a CDS encoding phosphoribosylformylglycinamidine synthase subunit PurL, producing MANIRIEVFNKCEQVSRRRVVNVYLIYISKELPSKLHEEICGLFYNKAIQDCRYYSYNENLEEVQYNFIESQAKWGLEISFLPGMTDNVGNTAKQIVREYLMSKRHIDESVSIKARSSKLILSQGGFPTEDDIKQEFNPITEYCTLFHKENGNCHWKYYSKQNTPVGVITARDQEKKEWIPVSSTGMTPGNNGAKSVKLNVSDQELEKISRDGIDGNGTLGLSLAAMKAIKDYFKKLGRNPYDIELESLAQTWSEHCKHNIFCSPIDEIKDGLYAHYIKRATREINSNICVSVFSDNAGGIIFDDDYLIVDKVETHNSPSALDPFGGAMTGVLGVNRDIVGFGKGAEPIMNTYYFCFAKESKGKLYRDKERTDEILPPKYIMKEVIHGVNVAGNCSGIPTQLGSVYFDDRFCGKPLVFVGSIGIIPRNINNAPSHIKEPKNGDKIVIIGGRVGRDGIHGATFSSEALSGNSPSTIVQIGDPITQKKLSNAVVKARDLGLYNAITDNGAGGLSSSIGEMGKDGFEVDLSKVLLKNDGMAPWEIWISESQERMTLAVPEENLPAFKQIMKTHDVEVCVIGEFNKSGKAVVKCPPGEVIMDIETEFLHDGNPKVHLQTKPWSKESAVSFPVIPVLDTGIQQVKPANILRQNPYDGRAEREMDSSLSYLHDTFELKEMLSRPNIRSKEFIVVQYDHEVQGSSILKPLQGKGRVCSEAVVSRPVLSSNKGVVKSQGFGSSYGEIDTYHMAACAIDTAIRNYVAAGGNINHLALLDNFCWCDAYNPERLWQLKRAAEACYDFATAFKTPFISGKDSMFNDFKGYDENGEKVMISAPPSLLISAIGIIDNIENAVSLDVKMPGDLIYVLGTTYDELGRSEYQLYSGIDNNNVPKVNAKSARKLYERYNQAIKDGIIVSAIAPNLGGLIIALAKSLIAGDLGAEIDLSLVPIGKTQNTDIINKIIMFSESQSRILVTIAPQNQRKFEELFKGIVFSCIGKVTEEKALNIKDIIRIDLKDLGTSLNNF from the coding sequence ATGGCAAACATCAGAATAGAAGTTTTTAATAAATGTGAACAAGTTAGCCGCAGAAGGGTAGTTAATGTTTACTTGATTTACATAAGCAAAGAATTACCATCAAAATTACATGAAGAAATTTGTGGGCTATTTTATAATAAAGCCATACAAGACTGCCGTTATTATTCCTACAATGAAAACCTTGAAGAAGTTCAATATAACTTCATAGAATCACAAGCAAAGTGGGGCTTGGAGATAAGCTTTTTACCTGGCATGACCGATAACGTAGGAAACACGGCAAAACAAATTGTTAGAGAATATCTAATGAGCAAACGCCACATTGATGAAAGTGTTTCTATCAAGGCAAGAAGTTCAAAATTGATTCTAAGTCAAGGAGGTTTTCCAACCGAAGATGACATAAAACAGGAATTCAATCCTATTACTGAATATTGCACACTTTTCCATAAAGAAAACGGCAATTGCCATTGGAAGTATTACAGTAAACAAAATACCCCAGTTGGTGTCATTACAGCGCGTGACCAGGAAAAAAAAGAATGGATTCCAGTGTCAAGCACTGGGATGACACCAGGTAATAATGGAGCAAAATCTGTCAAACTCAATGTAAGTGACCAAGAGCTTGAAAAAATCAGCAGAGATGGAATCGATGGTAATGGCACTTTAGGGCTCTCGCTGGCAGCAATGAAAGCTATAAAGGATTACTTTAAAAAACTCGGTAGAAATCCATATGATATTGAACTTGAGTCTCTGGCACAGACTTGGTCTGAACATTGTAAACACAATATTTTTTGCTCCCCTATTGATGAAATAAAAGATGGTCTATATGCTCATTATATTAAGCGTGCAACGCGTGAGATAAATTCTAACATATGCGTGTCAGTTTTCTCCGACAACGCAGGAGGAATAATTTTTGATGACGATTACTTGATTGTAGATAAAGTTGAAACTCACAATAGTCCTTCAGCTCTCGATCCGTTCGGTGGAGCAATGACTGGAGTGCTTGGAGTTAATCGAGATATAGTCGGTTTTGGCAAAGGTGCAGAACCTATCATGAATACTTATTACTTTTGCTTTGCCAAAGAATCAAAAGGCAAACTTTATAGAGATAAAGAGCGTACTGATGAGATCTTACCACCAAAATATATAATGAAAGAAGTGATTCACGGTGTTAATGTTGCTGGTAATTGCTCCGGTATTCCAACGCAACTTGGATCGGTATACTTTGACGATAGATTCTGTGGAAAGCCATTAGTTTTTGTTGGAAGCATCGGAATTATTCCACGGAATATAAATAATGCACCTTCACACATAAAAGAACCCAAAAACGGTGATAAAATCGTAATTATTGGTGGAAGAGTTGGAAGGGACGGAATTCACGGTGCAACTTTTTCTTCAGAGGCATTGTCGGGAAACAGCCCTTCAACAATTGTGCAAATTGGTGATCCTATAACACAAAAAAAATTATCCAACGCCGTCGTAAAAGCAAGAGATCTTGGTCTTTATAATGCAATAACGGATAATGGAGCAGGCGGTCTATCATCGTCCATTGGTGAAATGGGAAAAGACGGATTTGAAGTTGATTTGAGCAAGGTTCTCCTTAAAAACGATGGTATGGCTCCGTGGGAAATATGGATATCAGAATCACAAGAGAGAATGACCTTAGCAGTGCCAGAAGAAAATCTTCCTGCGTTTAAGCAAATCATGAAAACACATGATGTGGAGGTCTGTGTAATTGGAGAATTCAACAAAAGTGGCAAAGCCGTTGTTAAATGTCCCCCAGGAGAAGTAATAATGGACATCGAAACTGAATTTCTGCATGACGGTAATCCCAAAGTGCATTTACAGACGAAACCGTGGTCTAAGGAGTCTGCTGTATCCTTTCCTGTCATCCCAGTGCTTGACACTGGGATCCAGCAGGTAAAGCCTGCAAACATTTTACGCCAAAACCCATACGATGGTAGAGCTGAGCGTGAAATGGATTCCAGTCTCAGCTACTTGCATGACACCTTTGAACTAAAAGAAATGCTAAGCAGACCAAACATACGCAGCAAAGAGTTTATAGTGGTGCAATATGACCATGAGGTTCAAGGATCGTCAATACTGAAACCACTGCAAGGCAAGGGAAGAGTGTGCAGCGAAGCTGTTGTCTCGAGGCCAGTCCTTTCTTCAAACAAAGGTGTTGTAAAATCGCAGGGATTTGGCTCAAGTTATGGAGAAATTGACACTTATCACATGGCAGCATGTGCGATTGACACTGCCATACGCAACTACGTAGCTGCAGGAGGAAATATAAATCATCTAGCGTTGCTCGATAATTTTTGCTGGTGTGATGCTTATAATCCAGAAAGATTGTGGCAACTAAAGAGAGCTGCAGAGGCTTGTTACGACTTTGCAACTGCATTTAAAACACCATTCATATCCGGAAAAGACAGTATGTTCAATGACTTCAAGGGATATGATGAAAATGGCGAGAAAGTGATGATATCTGCACCACCTTCACTACTCATTTCAGCAATTGGAATTATAGACAATATTGAAAATGCGGTATCGCTTGATGTGAAAATGCCAGGGGACTTGATATATGTGCTTGGTACAACCTACGATGAGCTTGGTAGATCTGAATATCAGTTATATAGTGGAATAGATAATAACAACGTGCCAAAAGTTAATGCAAAGAGCGCTAGGAAGTTGTATGAACGTTACAACCAGGCAATAAAAGATGGCATAATTGTCTCTGCAATTGCACCAAACTTAGGCGGCTTAATTATTGCTTTGGCAAAATCGCTAATTGCAGGAGACCTTGGTGCTGAAATTGATCTTTCACTAGTACCAATAGGAAAAACACAAAATACAGACATAATAAACAAGATAATAATGTTTTCTGAATCGCAAAGTAGAATATTAGTAACCATTGCCCCGCAAAATCAGCGGAAGTTTGAAGAATTGTTTAAAGGTATAGTTTTTTCATGTATTGGAAAAGTGACAGAGGAGAAAGCTCTCAATATAAAGGATATTATAAGAATAGATTTGAAAGACTTAGGTACTAGTTTAAATAACTTTTGA
- a CDS encoding PD-(D/E)XK nuclease family protein gives MGRVFTVNVNESLFDVLVQHIFSEYEREKIPEIKIILPCKRDVIALLSAFKNYRTIILPEIVSLENIDEEDLILNLDRVKVINPTKRTLLLIQFILEWNKKNNDNFPIDLVYSLPSLLQYTQIEGDYQLDEHSKKVGNFINLLIKTWSKTLKGLGVIDILKHKNDYINNMINFLQKDQHMIFIGIGKGEIYKLLIKAIYDLPFGKIILPNLNLKMNEKDWKSLDKKHYQHCLKDLLDYLKVDRRDVSFLSEACSGVIPVSSTGMTEERAGITGSPEEYLDYIFDTTADLSEVGGGSIENIEVITCDSREEEAQVTSLIIKNEGYENASLFVFDKLLADRMACTISENYSYVTLLLYSIEILNSKWNGVALLSLLKHRLVTFGYAQEEYTRILSEFEIEVLRSFNTNGLKDIINAINTCKKLRHKEDILIIISKLKIIFNPLLYLVNYPIFDVASAHLQCVNVLSNINFLELNGEIGNFTRDFLNACEDVAIKCSLELYSQILILFLKRKFFSPENNLDKFSLYHNKVVVLAGFNDIPNFQNPFLSALNREKFNLPSVQEEQGYFLYTLRNLFGAGKVYITRLVSDRKSILLRRLEVLLQEPKYPYRNWLRILNTPECIVPCTQPMPKPKTEVRQAKMQVMSCSAVEKLIRNPYSFYVEYILNLRQLKDLNFKPSILEFGTMVHNILARYLRNEKSLMNIAREIFSSNRFHFSNMWWVRLQRIIQSFVELDRTGNNQVELEKSFSYPIFHIPARDTQLRGCCTTSTKNKGVIPVLDYLDPKNLIANEHTRQLCNKSWSDTRMTEEILLTARCDRVEYLPGGQVAIIDYKLGSPPSNEEVMSGFFPQLILQALAVEYTTKKEVSELAYWKLDYDKIKVIALKDYRQKMHEFQNILPDFLSNYLRDTTPFIASPYFDKFLRFNIYKQLERIGEWL, from the coding sequence GTGGGAAGAGTTTTTACTGTTAATGTGAATGAGTCCCTTTTTGATGTGCTGGTTCAGCACATATTTTCTGAATATGAAAGAGAAAAAATTCCCGAGATAAAGATCATACTTCCCTGCAAGAGGGATGTTATAGCATTGCTGAGTGCATTCAAGAATTACAGAACTATAATTTTGCCAGAGATAGTTTCACTAGAAAACATTGATGAAGAAGATTTAATATTAAATCTTGATAGAGTTAAAGTTATCAACCCAACAAAAAGAACACTGCTACTCATTCAATTTATATTGGAGTGGAATAAAAAAAACAATGATAATTTTCCAATCGATCTGGTTTACAGTTTGCCGTCATTGCTTCAATATACCCAAATAGAGGGTGATTATCAACTTGATGAGCACTCAAAAAAAGTAGGGAATTTCATAAATTTACTTATCAAAACTTGGAGTAAAACTTTAAAAGGTTTGGGAGTAATAGATATACTAAAGCATAAGAATGACTACATAAACAATATGATAAACTTCCTGCAGAAAGATCAGCATATGATCTTTATTGGAATTGGAAAGGGTGAAATCTACAAGTTATTGATTAAGGCTATATATGACCTGCCATTTGGAAAGATAATTCTACCTAACCTGAATTTGAAAATGAACGAAAAAGATTGGAAATCACTTGATAAAAAACACTATCAACATTGCCTGAAAGATTTACTCGATTATTTAAAAGTGGATAGAAGGGATGTTAGTTTTCTGTCAGAAGCGTGTTCTGGTGTCATCCCAGTGTCAAGCACTGGGATGACAGAAGAAAGGGCTGGGATAACAGGAAGTCCTGAGGAATATCTTGATTATATCTTCGATACAACTGCTGATCTAAGTGAAGTTGGTGGCGGATCAATTGAAAATATTGAAGTCATCACTTGTGATTCAAGGGAGGAAGAAGCACAAGTGACGTCACTAATTATAAAGAATGAAGGTTATGAAAACGCTTCTTTGTTTGTCTTTGATAAATTACTTGCAGATCGTATGGCGTGTACCATATCGGAAAACTATTCTTATGTGACGCTTCTGCTTTATAGTATTGAGATTTTGAACTCAAAATGGAACGGTGTGGCATTGCTTTCTCTTCTTAAACATAGGCTAGTGACTTTTGGTTACGCTCAAGAAGAGTACACTCGTATTTTATCTGAGTTTGAGATAGAAGTATTGCGTAGCTTTAATACAAATGGTCTTAAGGATATTATTAACGCTATTAATACTTGTAAAAAGCTAAGACATAAAGAAGATATATTAATTATTATCAGTAAGTTAAAGATTATATTTAATCCTTTACTGTATCTTGTAAATTATCCCATTTTTGATGTGGCATCAGCTCATTTGCAGTGTGTTAATGTCCTTTCTAATATCAATTTTTTAGAGCTAAATGGTGAAATAGGTAATTTTACTCGTGATTTCTTAAATGCATGTGAAGATGTAGCAATAAAATGCTCCTTAGAGTTATATAGCCAAATCCTGATATTATTTTTAAAAAGGAAGTTTTTTTCTCCAGAAAATAACTTAGATAAATTCAGCTTATATCACAATAAGGTTGTAGTACTTGCTGGATTTAATGATATACCAAATTTTCAGAATCCGTTTTTGAGTGCACTGAATAGAGAAAAATTTAACCTTCCTTCTGTGCAAGAAGAGCAAGGGTACTTTTTGTATACTTTGCGCAATTTATTTGGTGCCGGCAAGGTTTATATTACGAGGCTAGTGAGTGATAGAAAATCAATTCTATTGCGCCGTTTGGAAGTTCTGTTACAAGAACCAAAATATCCTTATCGCAATTGGCTAAGAATATTAAATACACCTGAGTGCATTGTTCCATGTACTCAGCCTATGCCAAAACCTAAAACTGAAGTGAGGCAAGCAAAAATGCAAGTGATGTCTTGCAGTGCGGTAGAAAAACTGATTCGTAACCCTTATTCATTTTATGTTGAATACATACTGAACCTTAGACAGTTGAAAGACTTAAATTTTAAGCCATCGATATTGGAGTTTGGCACTATGGTACACAATATTCTTGCAAGATATTTACGCAACGAAAAGTCGCTGATGAATATTGCACGAGAAATATTCTCGTCTAATCGATTCCACTTTTCAAATATGTGGTGGGTAAGGTTGCAGAGGATAATTCAATCTTTTGTTGAGCTTGATAGGACTGGAAACAATCAAGTTGAGTTGGAGAAGAGCTTTTCCTATCCGATATTTCATATTCCAGCGCGTGACACACAACTGCGCGGATGCTGTACAACTTCCACTAAGAATAAGGGTGTCATCCCAGTGCTTGACTACTTGGATCCAAAAAATTTGATTGCAAATGAACACACCAGACAATTGTGTAATAAGAGCTGGTCAGATACTCGAATGACAGAAGAAATTTTATTGACAGCAAGATGTGATAGAGTTGAGTATCTACCAGGTGGGCAAGTAGCAATTATAGACTATAAACTTGGTTCACCACCTTCCAATGAGGAAGTTATGTCAGGATTTTTCCCGCAATTAATTTTACAAGCTTTAGCAGTGGAATACACAACAAAAAAAGAAGTCTCGGAGCTTGCTTATTGGAAACTTGATTATGATAAAATAAAGGTTATTGCTTTGAAAGATTATAGACAAAAAATGCATGAATTTCAGAATATTCTACCAGATTTCTTATCTAATTATTTAAGAGATACTACTCCCTTCATTGCCTCTCCTTATTTTGATAAATTCCTGAGATTTAACATCTACAAACAACTAGAAAGGATAGGGGAGTGGTTATAA
- the dnaJ gene encoding molecular chaperone DnaJ, with protein MNKKDYYDLLEVSRNASTDEIKKAYKKLALKYHPDRNPGNKEAEEKFKEVTAAYEVLSDSEKRAGYDRYGHDGASGGFDFSQAGGDFSDIFNDFFGGGFGGSTSRSRTKRSTTGVSGADLRYDLKITLEDAFKGIQAPIHYVTNIKCNTCQGTGSEGAIKPVQCNTCQGSGRIRTQQGFFTIERTCTTCYGEGEIIQNKCKKCGGSGRKRDEVNISVSIPKGIEEGAKVRVSGKGEAGARGGKSGDLYVCVKIATHQIFTRNRADLHCKVPIRMTLAVLGGEIDIQSIDGAKIKVKVPEGTQTGTKLRCREKGMPYMNSHARGDLYVQVIVETLNPKNLTQKQIELLKALEEEEHESVEQKSEGFFGKVKKK; from the coding sequence ATGAACAAAAAAGACTACTATGACCTGCTAGAAGTGAGCAGAAATGCTAGTACTGACGAGATAAAAAAAGCATATAAAAAACTAGCATTAAAATATCATCCTGACAGAAATCCTGGTAATAAGGAAGCAGAGGAAAAATTTAAAGAAGTAACAGCTGCATATGAAGTTCTATCTGACTCTGAAAAAAGAGCAGGTTATGATCGTTATGGTCACGATGGTGCTTCCGGTGGATTTGATTTCAGCCAAGCTGGAGGGGATTTTAGTGATATATTTAACGATTTTTTTGGTGGAGGATTCGGCGGCAGTACAAGTAGGTCAAGAACAAAAAGAAGTACAACAGGAGTATCTGGAGCAGATCTGCGCTACGACCTTAAAATTACCTTGGAAGATGCATTTAAAGGAATACAAGCACCTATACATTATGTGACAAATATAAAATGTAATACATGCCAAGGCACAGGTAGCGAAGGAGCAATCAAACCAGTTCAGTGCAACACATGCCAGGGAAGCGGTAGAATTAGAACTCAACAGGGCTTTTTTACCATTGAAAGAACGTGTACTACATGCTATGGGGAAGGAGAAATAATACAAAATAAATGTAAGAAATGCGGTGGAAGTGGGCGTAAAAGAGATGAAGTAAATATCTCCGTTTCAATTCCAAAAGGCATAGAAGAAGGAGCTAAGGTAAGGGTCAGTGGTAAAGGAGAAGCTGGAGCAAGAGGTGGAAAAAGCGGAGATTTATACGTATGTGTGAAAATAGCTACTCATCAGATCTTCACTCGCAATAGAGCAGATTTACACTGTAAAGTGCCTATAAGAATGACACTAGCAGTACTTGGTGGTGAAATCGATATTCAATCAATTGATGGAGCTAAAATAAAAGTAAAGGTCCCTGAAGGCACTCAAACTGGTACCAAACTACGTTGTAGGGAAAAGGGTATGCCATATATGAACTCACATGCTCGTGGTGATTTATACGTACAGGTAATAGTTGAGACTTTAAATCCAAAGAATTTAACCCAAAAGCAGATTGAGCTATTAAAAGCGCTTGAGGAAGAGGAACATGAAAGTGTAGAGCAGAAATCTGAAGGATTCTTTGGAAAAGTAAAAAAAAAATGA
- a CDS encoding ankyrin repeat domain-containing protein, which translates to MPSQKQLNAQLIDAAKKGQLDFVQQAIQGGAIINTIDDDYGRTALIWAADNGQLEILQYLIEEGANVNAESPGNITALIHAAAHGHLEVVQLLIANGADLNVKRQGQFSALTYAIVNGHTEIAKLLTRYHLIANLDMSIPRLPLPTCIPELSSYWYDCKDELNKMKEEDSELYNFLVSKRINEQVRIWTESETIRNIAQDRLNIEYSIYAKDLTGKIELVIFFLNNREIINSLSWYYKVRIQTIDQVKRLLDRFTKEHVELEVEIVPAQLNFNTQELQPPKLKTLSFAQMINNHAGLFSAAKNGQLETVRYLIEKQKKDINSTDHYGRTALMWAAGSGYLEVVKYLIETAKANVNVKDGYENTALNYATRNGHLDVKEYLKSHIQKELRKKYVCIGVSGIVGYVAGMTISCSAGAVITVCAASATVSLALGAMLGYMIVEVKKEKANKGIASALKDVFTIQALSRIAL; encoded by the coding sequence ATGCCATCACAAAAACAGCTAAATGCGCAGCTAATTGATGCTGCTAAAAAAGGACAGCTAGATTTTGTTCAGCAAGCTATACAGGGTGGAGCAATTATTAATACAATAGATGATGATTATGGGAGAACTGCTTTAATATGGGCTGCTGACAATGGTCAACTAGAGATATTACAATACTTGATAGAAGAGGGAGCAAATGTTAATGCAGAATCTCCGGGAAACATAACTGCTCTAATTCATGCTGCTGCCCATGGTCATCTTGAGGTAGTACAACTTCTAATAGCAAATGGAGCTGATTTAAATGTGAAACGTCAAGGTCAATTCTCTGCCCTAACATATGCTATTGTAAATGGCCATACGGAGATAGCAAAGCTTCTAACTAGATATCATTTAATAGCTAATCTTGATATGTCAATACCTCGCTTGCCTCTTCCTACTTGTATACCAGAGTTATCATCTTATTGGTATGACTGTAAGGATGAGCTCAATAAAATGAAGGAAGAAGATAGTGAATTATATAATTTTCTTGTAAGTAAGAGAATTAATGAACAGGTAAGAATTTGGACAGAGAGTGAGACAATACGAAATATTGCACAAGATAGATTAAATATAGAATACTCAATCTATGCTAAAGATTTAACAGGTAAAATAGAATTAGTGATATTTTTTCTTAACAACAGGGAAATAATCAATTCTTTATCGTGGTATTATAAGGTAAGAATTCAAACAATTGATCAGGTAAAAAGGCTACTTGATCGTTTCACAAAAGAACATGTAGAGCTTGAAGTAGAAATTGTTCCAGCACAATTAAACTTTAATACTCAAGAGTTACAACCCCCTAAACTAAAAACATTATCATTTGCACAAATGATTAACAATCATGCAGGATTATTTTCAGCTGCCAAAAATGGTCAATTAGAAACAGTAAGATACCTGATAGAAAAACAGAAAAAAGATATTAATTCAACAGATCACTATGGAAGAACTGCTCTAATGTGGGCTGCTGGAAGTGGCTATTTAGAGGTAGTAAAGTACCTGATAGAAACAGCAAAAGCAAATGTTAATGTGAAAGATGGCTATGAAAACACTGCTCTGAATTATGCTACTAGAAACGGGCATTTAGATGTAAAAGAATATCTGAAAAGTCATATACAAAAAGAGCTACGGAAGAAATACGTCTGCATTGGTGTTAGTGGTATAGTAGGTTATGTTGCAGGTATGACAATATCATGTTCTGCGGGAGCAGTGATTACAGTTTGTGCAGCATCAGCGACCGTTAGTCTAGCGTTAGGTGCAATGTTGGGTTATATGATTGTAGAAGTAAAAAAAGAGAAAGCAAACAAAGGTATAGCTTCTGCGCTTAAAGATGTTTTCACTATTCAAGCTCTAAGTAGAATAGCCTTATAG
- a CDS encoding HAD family hydrolase: protein MKNSPLAVVFDWDNTLVDTQDNISNAIKHTLDLMGSGSKVVDRNSHESRKSYMVNLFGDQWKKANQIYQKYLDSALLQNITLNEGVEGMLQTLKSHNIYLAIVSNKKNTNLRQEVAYFKLDSYFERIVGSCDTAEDKPSATPLLFALEESTLPVNRENVFFVGDSITDILCAQNANCLPIVYGQSIRGYEDLLYFQHFNKLTEFIVKYLKDRW from the coding sequence ATGAAAAATAGCCCGTTAGCAGTAGTATTCGATTGGGATAATACCTTAGTTGACACTCAAGATAATATTTCTAATGCTATTAAGCATACTTTAGATTTGATGGGATCTGGCAGTAAAGTTGTTGATAGAAATTCTCATGAATCAAGAAAGAGCTACATGGTCAATTTGTTTGGTGATCAGTGGAAAAAAGCGAACCAGATATATCAAAAATACCTAGATAGTGCACTGTTACAAAATATTACTCTGAACGAGGGAGTAGAGGGAATGCTCCAGACGCTGAAAAGCCACAATATTTACCTAGCGATAGTTAGCAATAAGAAAAATACTAATTTACGTCAAGAAGTTGCCTACTTTAAACTAGATTCTTACTTTGAAAGAATAGTTGGATCATGTGATACTGCAGAAGATAAACCATCTGCAACTCCACTGCTATTTGCACTAGAGGAGAGTACGCTACCTGTAAATAGAGAAAATGTGTTTTTTGTTGGTGACAGCATCACAGACATTCTATGTGCACAAAATGCAAATTGCTTACCTATTGTATACGGACAATCAATAAGAGGTTATGAAGATTTGTTATATTTTCAACATTTTAATAAACTTACAGAATTCATAGTAAAGTATTTGAAAGATAGGTGGTAA
- the fumC gene encoding class II fumarate hydratase, which produces MDKKIRIESDSLGEVKVPSERYWGAQTQRSLENFKIGTEKMPEPLIKALAIVKLAAARVNMKQGSIDNRVGDAICTAAQEVIDGKFNNQFPLVVWQTGSGTQTNMNVNEVISNRAIEILGGDLGSKSPVHPNDHVNCGQSSNDTFPTAMHIAVAEQINRLLIPNLEELYKALNNKVHEFKDIIKVGRTHLQDATPLTLGQEFSGYAVQIKKGIERVKSTLSNVYELAQGGTAVGTGINTKKGFAEDFAKEVAKITNFPFISAKNKFEALAANDALVELSGALNTVAVSLMKIANDIRLLGSGPRCGIGEIMLPENEPGSSIMPGKVNPTQCEAVTMVCAQVMGNHVAVTIGGSNGHFELNVFKPVIIYNVLQSIRLLADTSLNFAEKCVVDIKANEERIKDLLNQSLMLVTILNTHIGYDNAAKIVKLAYKENITLKEAAAKLQLLTEEEFERIVKPEEMVG; this is translated from the coding sequence ATGGATAAAAAAATTAGGATAGAATCAGATAGCTTAGGAGAAGTAAAAGTACCAAGTGAACGTTACTGGGGAGCTCAGACTCAGCGTTCTTTGGAAAATTTCAAAATTGGTACAGAGAAAATGCCAGAGCCCCTGATTAAAGCGCTAGCAATAGTAAAACTTGCAGCAGCACGTGTTAACATGAAACAGGGTAGCATAGATAATAGAGTAGGGGATGCAATCTGCACAGCGGCACAGGAGGTAATAGACGGTAAATTTAATAATCAATTTCCGCTTGTTGTTTGGCAAACCGGTTCTGGAACGCAGACCAATATGAATGTGAATGAAGTGATCAGCAATCGTGCAATAGAAATTTTGGGCGGTGATTTAGGTAGTAAGTCTCCAGTGCATCCAAATGATCATGTAAACTGTGGTCAGTCATCAAATGACACTTTTCCAACAGCAATGCATATAGCAGTAGCAGAGCAAATAAACCGCTTGCTTATTCCCAATCTTGAAGAATTATATAAAGCGCTAAATAATAAGGTTCATGAATTTAAAGATATAATAAAAGTAGGGCGTACTCATCTGCAAGATGCAACTCCTCTAACACTTGGGCAGGAATTTTCTGGCTATGCAGTTCAGATTAAAAAGGGAATAGAGAGAGTAAAGTCAACTCTAAGCAATGTATATGAACTTGCACAAGGTGGTACCGCGGTTGGCACGGGAATCAATACTAAAAAGGGTTTTGCTGAGGATTTTGCTAAAGAAGTGGCAAAAATCACTAATTTTCCATTTATTTCAGCAAAAAATAAGTTTGAAGCACTAGCAGCAAATGATGCTTTAGTTGAGCTCAGTGGAGCACTCAATACAGTAGCAGTAAGCTTGATGAAAATTGCAAATGATATAAGGCTACTTGGTTCTGGTCCAAGATGCGGGATTGGAGAAATAATGTTACCAGAAAATGAGCCTGGCTCTTCAATCATGCCGGGTAAGGTGAATCCAACTCAATGCGAAGCAGTGACTATGGTATGTGCTCAAGTTATGGGAAATCATGTTGCCGTGACAATTGGTGGCTCAAATGGTCACTTTGAATTGAACGTGTTTAAGCCGGTGATAATTTACAATGTTTTGCAGTCTATAAGACTTTTAGCTGATACAAGTTTAAATTTTGCAGAGAAATGCGTAGTTGATATTAAAGCAAACGAAGAAAGAATAAAGGATTTACTAAATCAGTCGTTAATGCTAGTTACTATATTAAATACGCATATAGGATATGACAATGCAGCAAAAATAGTGAAGCTTGCTTATAAAGAAAATATCACTCTAAAGGAAGCAGCAGCAAAACTTCAACTGCTCACTGAGGAGGAGTTTGAAAGGATAGTGAAACCAGAGGAGATGGTAGGTTAA
- a CDS encoding RDD family protein, whose product MTEIASVHRRFCAYLIDVAILLIPTLLIVLSLGDFPLILHLSYMCINCGYFTYFISSTAQATPGQQLMNIYTITLDSSKIGLSLAFDRTISQFFLPMLNNSIITFIKLFQTSVNALSTLEVIIVMLTFSWYLVACFSQRKQAFHDVLFDTIVVRKIN is encoded by the coding sequence ATGACAGAGATCGCTAGTGTACACAGGCGCTTTTGCGCATATTTAATAGATGTAGCAATTTTATTAATTCCAACCTTACTAATTGTGTTGTCATTAGGGGATTTTCCATTAATTTTACACCTGTCATACATGTGTATAAATTGTGGCTACTTTACATATTTTATATCTTCAACAGCTCAAGCAACTCCTGGTCAACAGTTAATGAATATATATACTATCACTTTAGATAGTTCTAAAATAGGTTTGAGCTTAGCATTTGATCGCACTATCTCTCAGTTTTTTCTTCCTATGCTAAATAATTCAATTATCACCTTTATCAAACTTTTTCAAACATCAGTAAATGCTTTAAGTACACTAGAAGTGATTATAGTGATGCTTACCTTCAGTTGGTATTTAGTTGCTTGCTTCTCTCAGAGGAAACAGGCATTTCATGATGTGCTATTTGATACGATTGTTGTGAGAAAAATAAATTGA